TTTTTCCCTCTGAGGCTTCTCAGCGTCTCCATTTCATCACCCGCGAGTTCTGCAGAGCTCGGAGGGTGGGGAAGCCTCGCGGCCCCGCCACGCTTCAATCCCACCTGCCTCCCCCGGCAGCGGCCGCTCCGAGCGTGAGCCCGAGCTGCTGCTCGCGCAGGGGAAGCGGGGAAGGTTCCTGGGGCTCCTCTCCTGTCCCTTCAGCCCGGCTGTTAGGTGTCGGCCATGTTTCGGGCCCAGGGCGCTGTCTCACCTTCACCCTTGTTACGTTTGAGTGCTGCCGACCGGTGCGTCCCCCCCGCGAAGCGTCCCCCCGCGACGCAGGCTGGCCGCTGAGCGCCACCCCTTCCCCTCTGTCTCCTCAGCTGATCGAAGCGATTCGCAGAGCGAGGAATGGGGAACCGCTCGAGAAAATCACCAACAGCCGCCCGCCGTGCGTCATCCTGTAGCCCTGGCTGCGTCCCTGTGCTGAGCCGGGATCTCCCGGCGCCTGCTGGCCAGCCCGTGCCCCCCTCGGCACCCCCGTGCTTCGCTCCTCTCCGCCTCCGTTAGCTCCCTGCACGGCTGGGGACGTCGGGGGGGACGCAGGCGCGTGAGGAGCCTCCCGGGGAAGGCCACTGCCCGGTGTGGCCGCCGCGGCAGCCAAGATCCCGGCTCTTGCTGGTGCTGGATCCAGGCTGCTGGAGGCGCCGGGGGCAGCTGAGGCGGCCGCGTGGCTGTAacccggcgcagccccggggtGGCACGTCCCCCCCCAGTCCCGGCCCGCTGACGGGTGTAACCATGGTACTGCTCGGCTCCCCCGGGGCAGGGAGAGcgcttccctgcctgccttcgccgTCCCCTTTCCTCTCTCCGGGCTTGGGCTCCTTCGAGTGCCCGGCAGGGTGGGTGTAGGGACTTTCCTCCCGCAACTGCTGGAGTTTTGGGGGAGTTCAACAAACCCTCGggtgccccccgcgccgcggggcccgtgagcgctctgcccagccctcggGGGAGCCAAGCCCGGCGTACGCAGGGGACTCTGCAGGTTCAGACCTTCCAGGAGGTTAATGCAGAGGAAAAACACTTTCCGTAAACTTTGGCACAATTCGTTAATGATTAAAGTAAGTCCCTCCTGTCACTGTTTAAACTGGTGtgaaggcagcagggcctggctgCCGGGCCTGGGCATGGGAACCCCTGCTTGGCTCTGGCCCCAGAGCCGCCGCGAGGTTTATCTAACGGCCGCcagcttccccctcctcccctttctcagGCTCTCGTGCTCGGCTCTCGCTTTCCGCCTGTTGTGACTCTGCCCTTCGCCACGGGGCAGccgagcccgggggggggggggggggggggagcgtggcTGTGCCGGGGGAGCGCCGGTGCGGGGGGCCGGTGGCGGTGCCGCTCCCCTGGCGTGGAGCCCGTGCGCCGAGTGGAGGGTGGGGCGCCCTATTTATTCTATACTGTGTATAAACCCGATGGCCCGGTGCTGAATAAAGGACAGAGGAAGACGCGGCCCTCCTTCGTACGCGTCcctcggggggggaggggggggcgggacgCGGGTACCAAGGCGCGAAAGCAGGGTTAGGTCAGGCCCTGTCGCCCACCTGCCCTCGCCTTGGCCAGCAGCCAGGCGGGTTTAAGGTTTTTACCTTCCTGGTAAGTGAGTCCTGCCCTCTCTTACCTCCGTGGGTGGGAGCCGAGCCCAGTGGGGCCGGGAAGGAAGGGAAACACTGGTCCCTGGGAGACGGAGGCGGCTCCCTAGCCCCGGGTCAGCTGCTGACGGGAGAGAGCAGACGCTGGAGAATGGGAACCAGGCAGACAAGCGAAGTAGAAAAACAATGTACAATTATCAAATATACATCTAGGTGTGATACAGTCGGCTTCAAAACGATCCAGCAGGTGCCTGGGCCGACGCGGAGGCCTGGCGGCTGCGTCACCCTGGTCTCAGTGCAAGTCTGTGTGTCCCGGTGCGGCTCGGGCtccggggtggggagggggatgcgaGCGAGGTTCCTGGCGCGGACAGGACCAGGCTGGGACGGGTCTGAAGATGCGAGTGGTAACAGAGAAGTCTTTGGGCTGCTGCCGGGGCAGGGTGACGAGGGCTGCGCGCCGTTAGCTTGATGTGGAGCCCGACGGGGCCGGGGAGAGAAGTGGCGGCAGGTGCTGAAAACAGCAATAAATAGCACAGCGGCGAGGAGGCGTGCGTGTCCGGCCGGCTCCTCCTGGGTCTCGCTCCCTGGCTGGTGGTGCTGCGAGCGCCGGATCCTGGCGGCAGAGGCGTCTCCGGAGCCCCCGCAGAGGTCGGTAAGCAGCTCCCGGGGCGTTGCTGCCTCTGGCTTCCCTTGTCCTTCTCTGGGCACGACCACTCTGCCCCGTGGTGTCCGGACTCTGCTCCCAGGATGGTCGGAGGCTTTTGAGCCTGGCGCTCGCAGGCGGCGAGGGAAGGCTGTGCCAGAGTGCGGCTGGCTGCGGGGCAGAGCTGCCTGCGCTGCTCCCCTTCGCAGCCTGAGCTGTGTCCCCCGAGCAGCCCAGCTCATGCGGGGCGTTCGGCTTTCTGCTGCCAGCATCCGGCTCCGCAGGGGTTCGGGAGCAGCGTCCGGCCCGGAGCGACCCCGCACGCGCTGCCGCGCTCTGTCCCGCAGGTCCCGGGCTCTGCCAGCCCCGCTGCGGACACCCCCGGGGAGAGGGGACGGCCGCCAGCCTGGCTCCGCGTCCGCCGCGCGCCGTCCCTCCCCAAGCTGCCTCGGTGAAGGGGTGTCTCCGCGGGCCGGCCCTACACGGCCGCGTCCGCGGGCCGCGCGACGGCGTCGGCGAGGCCGAGGTACTCGGGGTTCTCGGCCGTGGGCgtcgcgccggcctcggggccGCCGGCCTTGGAGGGGTCCTGGTTCCAGTAGTAGGGGTTGTCGAAGGCCTGGCTgaaggggccggggccgggtggGCCGGGGGGCGCCAGGTACTCGGGGTTCTCCACGGCGTGGCCGAAGGGCCCCGCGAAGGGGTGCTTTGGTTCCTTGATGAGCCCGTTCTTGCCCTGGTGGCCCTTGGGCTTGTCCGGCGGGGACGGCGGCGCTCGGGGGTGCCGGGGAGGGGACCGGGGCTCCCCGGCCTGGTTCACGTACTCTGCGGGGACGAGGGGGCGCGTCAGGGGCCGGCCCAACGCGCGCGCGTGCGGCAGCCCCCGGAGGAGCCCTCAGCCGCCCCCTCCCACCCCTTCCTACCCGGCACGGCGGCGCAGGGGGCCAGCGGGGCGAAGCCGTCCGTTTCCAGCCCCTCGTTCTCGTTGCTCGACAGCCCCGTGGGGTCCTCGCTGTAGCGCTGCGGGGTGCTGGGCTCCCGCGCCGGCGGGCTCTGCAAGGCTGCCTTGGCCGCGGCGTCCCCCTCCAGCGCCTCTGGAGCGGGGCCCTCCGGTGCCTCCGCCAGGCTCTGAGGCGGGAAAGGGAAGGCGGCCAAGTCCTCGCTCTCTGCATCCGCCGGGCTCTCCGCGGCGCTCTGGGTGCGGGACAGGGTACAGGGTCAGGCACGGCGCAAGGGCCGAGGCTGTTACAGGCCAGGCCACGGCGCTGAGTCCCTTCCCGGGGTCCGCAGAGgggctgggcccccccccccccgggcagcgtGAGGGACTTTGCACCCAGCGTTCCCCCGGCGCGGACACGGCTGCGGCCTTGCCTGGCCCTGGCTCGCGCCCTTGTGCGCCAGAGGTGCCCCAGCAACGTTGGCACCAGGTTATCCAAACCCTCTGCCAGGAACACGGGctccggccggcccggcccgtccccgcgccggcgcctggccctgcccagcgAGGGAGCGCGTACCCGCGTGGAGGAGATGCGGCTGCGGTAGGTGGTGGCGGTCTCGGCGCTGAAGAAGCCCTGGTGAGGGACCAGGTACTCCTCGGCGTCCACCAGGTTGTCCATGTCCTCCTCCTCGAGCAGGGCCCGGTAGAAGGTGCTGTCGATGGAGCTGGGCAGCCCGATCATGTCGTTCTGGGGGGGCGAGGGAGGCAGTCGGTGCCTGCGCCCAGCCCCAAGGCACCGGTGAGGGGCAGGACCCCTGAGGACTCACATACCTGGATGACCACGAAGCGCTGGGGGTCCCGGGCCATGCGGGAGAACTCGGTGACCAGCTCCCGAAACTTGGGCCGGCACTCGGAGTCGATCATCCAGCCTAGGGCAGAACCGGGTGCCGTGAGGGCCAGGGGCACAGTGCTCCCAGGCGCTGTCCCCTCCCTGCCGGGACGAGCGTCCCCGTGGCGCCTCGTCCCTTGGCCCCGGGCcatgtcccccccctccccgtacATTTCACCATGATCATGTAGACGTCGATGGTGCAGATGGGCGGCTGCGGCAGCCTCTCGCCCTTCTCCAGCAGGTCGGGGATCTCCCGGGCAGGGATCCCGTCGTACGGCTTCGCCCCAAACGTCATCAGCTCCCACACGGTGACGCCTGCCGGGAGGAAGGCCGGGGGTGAGCGATGCCCTTGGCCCCCCCGATGCGCCGCCCTCGGCGCCGTGCCCAGGGCTGGGGCCGCCCCGACGTACCGTAGCTCCAGACGTCGCTCTGGTGCGTGAACCGCCGGCGGAGGATGGACTCCAGCGCCATCCACTTGATGGGGACCTGGGCGGACAGAGAGAGGTGAGCGGGAGGTCTGGCCGTCCCCAGGGGACACAGCCCCAGGGGCGACACGGTTCCCAGGCCCCACCTTGCCGCCGTCGGCGTGGTACTCGGTCTCGTCGATGTCGAGCAGCCGGGCCAGCCCGAAGTCGGTGATTTTGACGTGGTTGGGGCTCTTGACGAGGACGTTGCGAGCGGCCAGGTCCCGGTGCACCAGCCGCACCTCCTCCAGGTAGCTCATCCCCTGGGGGCGGCAGGCGTCAGGCTGGCCCCAGCGcccgccccgcgtcccccccaccaccccactGGGTCCCTCTGGATCCCCCCCCCGTCCTACCTTGGCGATCTGCACACACCAGTTGAGCAGGTCCTGGGAGCCGATGCGGTCCTTGTTCTCCCGCACGTAGTCCAGGAGGCAGCCGTAGGGCATCAGCTGCGTCACCAGCTGCACCGTGGAGGTGAGGCAGATGCCCAGCAGCCGGGACACGTAGGGGCTGCCCACCCCCGCCATCACGTAGGCCTCCTGCGGGCAAGCGGGGGAGACCGGGCTGGGTGGGGGGGCCGCGAGGACGTCGCCGCCGCCCCTGCCCACCCCACTTGCCGGGCGCGTGCTCTCACATCCAGGATCTCCTTGTTGGCCTTGGGCGACGTGTTCTCCCGCAACACCTTGATGGCCACGGGGATCTTCACGCTCTCCCCGTCAGGGATCCAGATGccctggagggggggagccggTGAGGAGCAGGGATGGAGGCAGGGACGGTCCCAGCCCACCTGGCGGTGCCACCTGCCCCTCACCTTGTAGACGGTGCCGAAGGCGCCGGAGCCCAAAACCTTCACTTTCTTGAGCTCCGTCTCCTTGAGGATCCGCATCTGGGCCTGGTTGGGCAGGGCCCCGCTGGGCGTCAGCGGCTCCACCAGCTGCGGGGGCACAGACGGGTGAGGGATGCTGGTGCTGGGCTCCCCGCAGCGCCCAAATCCGACCGTCCCAGGGTCAGGCCACCTCGGCCCCGGGAGAGCCGCAGGCTCCGGCTCCGCGCGCGCCCCACCTCCGTCTCCTGCAGCAGCCGCCGCATGGTGTGCTTCCTCTCCTGCTGCCGCCGGCGCTTGACGCAGACGACGGTGATGAGCAGGAGGACGACGACCAGCAGGGCCCCCACCACGCCGGCGATGATGGACGTCAcctggctgcaggacagcaggtgacaggggggacggggacacaggggcAGCCCGGCCTGCCCCATTCCCTGGCACCAGGATGGTGCCTGGGGACACggtgctgtttgtgctgctgCCCCATTTGGGGCGGGTTCCTGGCTGGACGAGCACCCAAAAAGTGGGGGGGATGTGGGGTTGAGGGTAGGTGGGCACGTACCTTGGCTTCTGGTCCATGGGGCAGCCGTCCTCGTCCCGAATTGTGCACCTGGGGACACAGAGGGCCCCTCGTGAGCAGCCGCCGGTGCCCCCCCTGCCCGTGCCCCGCATTCGGCCGGCCCCGGACTCACgagtgggtgcagttggtggggcagaactggcagacGCCGTCTTCGTCCGGGTACTTCCAGATGGGCACGAAGGAAGCGTCGGCCTTCACCCCGCTCGGGCACTTGCGCACGCAGTTCTGGGCGTCCTTGTAGTGGGCGCAGGCCACGCACTGGTCCGCCTCCTGCGCGAAGGGGCGGTgagggaccccggcgtccggggagggggccggggccgcccctccCTGCGCGGCGGATACCCCCAGCCCGTGCCCGCGTCCTCACCGAGCCGAAGCAGGTCTCGGTGCCGTTCTGGGGCTGGCACTCGGGGTGGCAGGGGAGGCACCGCGTCCCGTTGGCATGTTCCCGGACGGCTCTGTGGGGAGACGGGAGTGAGCGCCGTGGGGTCTGCGCGAGGAACGGCTCCTgcggccccagcccggcccccccccgctctgcaacgggggggggggtggaaggggaCCTGCCGCCCTCCCCACCGGCTGGGCCGAGCCCTGCGCTCACCCGTCCAGGAGGTTGCAGGAGGCGACGCACTCCTGGCCGCGCAGGAACCGCTCGCAGGCCACGCACTGGGTCGGGCCGGGGCCCCAGCAGTAGCCGTTGGCGCAGAGCTGGAAGCAAACCAGCCCCTCGCTCTCTGGAGGGGGGCACCGTTAgtgcccggggccgcggggctgctggctcgtccccgtccccgtccctgtccccggggGCTGGGTGCCAGCAGCGCGGAGGGGATGTGGTGGAGGCAGGGCAGCCCCCTTACCGCACTGCTCCGGGGGCTTGTTGTGGGTCTGGAAAAGGCGCTGGCGGGGGTTGCGGAAGATGCTGTCCCAGGGCACCTTCTGGAGGAAGCAGAGCTGGGGGTTGTGGTGGACGAGCACCATCCCGCTGCTGATCTCCTGCAGCGAGCGGAGCCCCAGCGCCGTCACGGCCAGGTCCTGCAGCGTCAGCGAGTAGGCGCCGCTGCGAGACACGGGCCGGGTGagcgggcacggccgggcacgGCTGCACACGCGCGTGCGCGCACTCGCTCCCCGTGCCCGCGCGGCCCCGTGCCCGCTCACTTGTGCAGCACGCGGCCCCGGATGATGCGCAGGTTTTGGAAGACGCGCAGGTCCGGCAGGTTCGGGGGCCAGGCCGCGATGTACAGGAAACCTGCGGGGAGCAGAGCGGCATCACGGCGCGGCGAGGCGTCCTTGAGCCCGCCCAGGGCGTTTGCCCCGTCCCGGGCGGCTCCTGTGCCCGGCGCCGGCGCTCTCACCCGTCAGCTCCTCCAGGCTCTCGAAGGTCCAGAGCAGCTTGGGGTCCAAGGGGGCTGTGTTGGTGCTGGGATCCCTGGCAGAGACGGGACGGAGGTTGAAGGGGGGCAGGTCCCGGTGCGGGTCCCGGCAGTCCCCGCGGGGAGGCatggcggggcgcggggcgcttaCCCGGCGAAGGTCTCGGGCAGGAAGACCAGGCTGCCGAAGATCTTGGTGCAGCCGGCAAAGTGCTGGATGTTGGAGGCGTTCACGGCCCGGACACCCTTGAGGAAATCCACGCCCAGCCCGTAGCACACTgcgggcagagcagggctgggtggGGGGGGCCAGGACACCCCGGCAtgggggacaccccccccccccccccggcaacgCCAaatccctgctcctgcctggagGGCCCAgcgctgggtgctgcagggacccGGGGAACCTCCCCAGCACTGCTGGGACCCCCGGGGACTCCCCGCACCCCCCAGGGAGCCTACAGCCCCCCCAGGTTAAAGCAGGCAGAGCAGCGgggccgtccccccccccccccgagccgcgCCTGGGCGCCCCGCGGGCCGTTTACCTTCCGGGCAGGGCTTGCTGCACTTCTCGCACATCTGCACGTTGTTGACGGTCACCTCCTGGCTGTTCTGGGGGCACACGAGCGTGCAGGAGCCCACCTCCGTCGCCAGGTAGTTATCTAGGGCAGCGCGGCACGTTAGGGCGGtcaggacgggggggggggggccagcgcGGCTGCGTGCGCGGCGCCCGGGCCGGCGCGCTACTCACAGGGGCACTGGCTCACGCAGCTGGCGCCGAAGGTGTAGCGCCCGTCGCGGTTGGGCACCGACTCGAAGGTGTCCGAGTTGTAGATGACGAGCTGGGGGCAGTGCAGCTCGCAGATCCCGCTCCGGTTGAAGTTCAGGCAAGCCTGGGGCGCGAGCGGCTGCGGTGAGACCTTTTGCGGCAGCCCCTtgcccccagggacccccgggagccccccctgccccccccccccggccccggtgccCACCAGGCAGTCGGAGTGCTTGGGGCCGGTGCAGCCCGCGGCACACTGCTCGTGGCAGCAGTCCGTCGGCTTCGTGCCCTTGCACCGGGGGCACCCGTGGCAGATGCTGTTGGTCACTAGGGGGGGAGAAGA
This portion of the Apteryx mantelli isolate bAptMan1 chromosome 28, bAptMan1.hap1, whole genome shotgun sequence genome encodes:
- the ERBB2 gene encoding receptor tyrosine-protein kinase erbB-2, with the translated sequence MIAAARCCLCTGLLLAALCPAAAAEVCTGTDMKLLRPSSPESHYETLRHLYQGCRVVQGNLELTYLPPDADTAFLKDIKEVQGYVLIAENQVSRLELRSLRIIRGTQLFEERYALAVLGNAGPAGTPGLRQLGMRHLTEILKGGVRIARNPQLCFQETILWADILHRHNELRAETHVESARSRSCPDCRQLCAEGHCWGDGPQDCQTLTNSICHGCPRCKGTKPTDCCHEQCAAGCTGPKHSDCLACLNFNRSGICELHCPQLVIYNSDTFESVPNRDGRYTFGASCVSQCPYNYLATEVGSCTLVCPQNSQEVTVNNVQMCEKCSKPCPEVCYGLGVDFLKGVRAVNASNIQHFAGCTKIFGSLVFLPETFAGDPSTNTAPLDPKLLWTFESLEELTGFLYIAAWPPNLPDLRVFQNLRIIRGRVLHNGAYSLTLQDLAVTALGLRSLQEISSGMVLVHHNPQLCFLQKVPWDSIFRNPRQRLFQTHNKPPEQCESEGLVCFQLCANGYCWGPGPTQCVACERFLRGQECVASCNLLDGAVREHANGTRCLPCHPECQPQNGTETCFGSEADQCVACAHYKDAQNCVRKCPSGVKADASFVPIWKYPDEDGVCQFCPTNCTHSCTIRDEDGCPMDQKPSQVTSIIAGVVGALLVVVLLLITVVCVKRRRQQERKHTMRRLLQETELVEPLTPSGALPNQAQMRILKETELKKVKVLGSGAFGTVYKGIWIPDGESVKIPVAIKVLRENTSPKANKEILDEAYVMAGVGSPYVSRLLGICLTSTVQLVTQLMPYGCLLDYVRENKDRIGSQDLLNWCVQIAKGMSYLEEVRLVHRDLAARNVLVKSPNHVKITDFGLARLLDIDETEYHADGGKVPIKWMALESILRRRFTHQSDVWSYGVTVWELMTFGAKPYDGIPAREIPDLLEKGERLPQPPICTIDVYMIMVKCWMIDSECRPKFRELVTEFSRMARDPQRFVVIQNDMIGLPSSIDSTFYRALLEEEDMDNLVDAEEYLVPHQGFFSAETATTYRSRISSTRSAAESPADAESEDLAAFPFPPQSLAEAPEGPAPEALEGDAAAKAALQSPPAREPSTPQRYSEDPTGLSSNENEGLETDGFAPLAPCAAVPEYVNQAGEPRSPPRHPRAPPSPPDKPKGHQGKNGLIKEPKHPFAGPFGHAVENPEYLAPPGPPGPGPFSQAFDNPYYWNQDPSKAGGPEAGATPTAENPEYLGLADAVARPADAAV